A genomic window from Helicobacter pylori includes:
- a CDS encoding sodium-dependent transporter has protein sequence MGKFSKLGFILATLGSSIGLGHIWRFPYMVGHNGGSAFVLLYLVLTLSLGIAMLLVEMLIGNLGKKDVVSNYQILDPKRKKYYPSTSFFLLGGPLILSFYAVVLGWVLYYLFVVTFDLPKNLEQAKMQFSMLQNGSLIWPIIGFSACLLPTIWFVSKGIEEGIEKLNVVLMPLLFVIFIGLLIYAMTLESMPKALHFLFSFDIQKINFKVVMDALGQMFFSLSLGVGTIITYSAFTPKKENLLKSSLFIVLPGILISLIAGVMIFTFVFEYHADVSQGPGLVFISLPLTFAEMGMSGQIVSLFFFLALVFAGITSTVSLVEPLVLYLINRFNFSRIQASLWIGIVVYVLGVLVILSMNERYAKFLSFAHKSVFEWLDFITSSFLMPLGGLFAVLFVGWILNKKRSFLATKHFFKKSVFKAWHFSVRFIAPVVILAIFILQFK, from the coding sequence ATGGGAAAATTTTCTAAATTAGGCTTTATTTTAGCTACTTTGGGTAGCTCTATTGGTTTGGGGCATATTTGGCGCTTCCCTTACATGGTAGGCCATAATGGGGGGAGCGCGTTTGTGCTTTTATATCTAGTGCTAACCTTGAGTTTAGGCATCGCCATGCTTTTAGTAGAAATGCTCATTGGGAATTTGGGTAAAAAAGATGTTGTTTCTAATTATCAAATCTTAGATCCTAAAAGGAAAAAATATTACCCTTCCACTTCTTTTTTTCTCTTAGGCGGTCCTCTCATTTTATCCTTTTATGCAGTGGTGTTAGGCTGGGTGCTTTACTATCTTTTTGTCGTAACTTTTGATTTGCCTAAAAATTTAGAGCAAGCTAAAATGCAATTTAGCATGCTTCAAAATGGTAGTTTAATCTGGCCCATTATTGGTTTTAGCGCATGCTTATTGCCGACAATATGGTTTGTTTCTAAGGGGATTGAAGAAGGGATTGAAAAATTAAATGTCGTGCTGATGCCCTTATTGTTTGTGATTTTCATAGGGCTTTTAATCTATGCGATGACTTTAGAAAGCATGCCTAAAGCCTTGCATTTTTTATTTAGTTTTGACATTCAAAAAATTAATTTTAAGGTTGTTATGGACGCTTTAGGGCAGATGTTCTTTTCTTTGAGTTTGGGAGTAGGCACGATCATTACTTATTCAGCCTTTACGCCTAAAAAAGAAAATCTATTAAAAAGCTCTCTATTTATCGTTTTACCGGGTATTTTGATCTCGCTCATTGCTGGGGTGATGATTTTTACCTTTGTGTTTGAATACCATGCAGATGTGTCTCAAGGGCCAGGGCTTGTTTTTATCTCCTTACCTTTAACTTTCGCTGAAATGGGAATGAGCGGGCAGATTGTCTCCCTCTTTTTCTTTCTAGCCCTTGTTTTTGCTGGGATCACTTCTACGGTTTCTTTGGTAGAGCCTTTAGTGCTTTATCTCATTAATCGTTTTAATTTTTCACGCATTCAAGCATCGTTATGGATAGGGATTGTTGTGTATGTTTTAGGCGTTTTAGTCATTCTCTCTATGAATGAACGATACGCTAAGTTTTTGAGCTTTGCCCATAAGAGCGTGTTTGAATGGCTAGATTTCATCACTTCTTCATTTTTAATGCCTTTGGGAGGCTTGTTTGCAGTCTTATTCGTGGGATGGATTTTAAACAAAAAGCGTTCTTTTTTAGCCACGAAGCATTTTTTTAAGAAAAGCGTTTTTAAAGCATGGCATTTTAGCGTTCGTTTTATCGCGCCTGTAGTGATTTTAGCGATTTTTATCCTGCAATTTAAGTAA
- a CDS encoding phospholipase A: protein MKSKFLLFMIFIVCQLEGKKFSQDNFKVDYNYYLRKQDLHIVKTQNDLSNTWYLAPQKAPKEHSWVDFAKKYLNMMDYLGTYFLPFYHSFTPIFQWYHPNINPYQRNEFKFQISFRVPVFRHILWTKGTLYLAYTQTNWFQIYNDPQSAPMRMINFMPELIYVYPINFKPFGGKIGNFSEIWIGWQHISNGVGGAQCYQPFNKEGNPENQFPGGPVIVKNYNGQKDVRWGGCRSVSAGQRPVFRLVWEKGGLKIMVAYWPYVPYDQSNPNLIDYMGYGNAKIDYRRGRHHFELQLYDIFTQYWRYDRWHGAFRLGYTYRINPFVGIYAQWFNGYGDGLYEYDVFSNRIGVGIRLNP from the coding sequence ATGAAAAGCAAATTTTTGCTCTTTATGATCTTTATAGTTTGTCAGCTAGAAGGCAAAAAATTTTCACAAGATAATTTTAAGGTGGATTATAACTATTATTTGCGCAAACAGGATTTGCATATAGTTAAAACGCAAAACGATTTGTCCAATACTTGGTATCTCGCTCCACAAAAAGCCCCCAAAGAACATTCTTGGGTGGATTTTGCTAAAAAATATTTAAACATGATGGATTATCTAGGCACTTACTTTTTGCCTTTTTACCATAGTTTCACCCCCATTTTTCAATGGTATCATCCTAATATCAACCCGTATCAACGCAATGAGTTTAAATTCCAAATCAGTTTTAGAGTGCCAGTATTTAGGCATATTCTTTGGACTAAAGGCACGCTTTATTTGGCTTATACCCAAACCAATTGGTTTCAAATTTATAACGACCCTCAATCCGCTCCCATGCGAATGATCAATTTCATGCCTGAACTCATTTATGTTTATCCTATCAATTTCAAACCTTTTGGGGGTAAAATAGGGAATTTTTCTGAAATTTGGATAGGCTGGCAGCATATTTCTAATGGCGTGGGGGGCGCGCAATGTTACCAACCTTTCAATAAAGAAGGCAATCCTGAAAACCAGTTTCCAGGAGGGCCTGTCATCGTTAAAAATTATAACGGGCAAAAAGACGTGCGTTGGGGAGGTTGCCGTTCTGTGAGCGCAGGGCAACGCCCTGTGTTTCGTTTGGTGTGGGAAAAGGGAGGCCTAAAAATCATGGTCGCTTATTGGCCCTATGTCCCCTATGATCAATCCAACCCTAATTTGATTGATTACATGGGTTATGGTAACGCTAAAATAGATTACAGGAGAGGGCGCCACCATTTTGAATTGCAACTCTATGATATTTTCACGCAATACTGGCGCTATGATCGCTGGCATGGCGCTTTCCGCTTAGGCTATACCTACCGCATTAACCCTTTTGTGGGGATTTATGCGCAGTGGTTTAACGGCTATGGCGATGGTTTGTATGAATACGATGTTTTTTCTAATCGTATAGGGGTAGGAATACGCTTGAACCCTTAA
- the dnaN gene encoding DNA polymerase III subunit beta, whose product MKISVSKNDLENTLRYLQAFLDKKDASSIASHIHLEVIQEKLFLKASDSDIGLKSYISTQSTDKEGVGTINGKKFLDIISCLKDSNITLETKEDSLVIKQNKSSFKLPMFDADEFPEFPVIDPKVSLEVNAPFLVDAFKKIAPVVEQTSHKRELAGVLMQFDKTHQTLSVVGTDTKRLSYTQLKNISVHSTEEDISCILPKRALLEILKLFYENFSFKSDGMLAVIENETHTFFTKLIDGNYPDYQKILPKEYASSFTLGKEEFKESIKLCSSLSSTIKLTLEKNNALFESLDSEHSETAKTSIEIEKGLDIEKAFHLGVNAKFFLEALNALGTTQFVLQCNESSSPFLIQEPLDEKQSHLNAKISTLMMPITL is encoded by the coding sequence ATGAAAATCAGTGTTAGTAAAAACGATTTAGAAAATACTTTGCGCTACTTGCAAGCTTTTTTGGATAAAAAGGACGCTTCTTCTATCGCTTCACACATCCATTTAGAGGTCATTCAAGAAAAGCTTTTTTTGAAAGCCAGCGATTCAGACATTGGGCTAAAAAGCTATATCTCTACGCAATCTACGGATAAAGAGGGCGTTGGCACCATTAATGGGAAAAAGTTTTTGGACATTATCTCATGTTTAAAAGACTCTAATATTACTTTAGAGACTAAAGAAGACAGCTTGGTGATCAAACAAAATAAAAGCTCTTTCAAACTCCCCATGTTTGACGCTGACGAGTTTCCTGAATTTCCTGTTATAGATCCCAAAGTGAGTTTAGAAGTGAATGCTCCCTTTTTAGTGGATGCGTTTAAAAAAATCGCCCCTGTGGTGGAACAAACCAGCCATAAAAGAGAATTAGCCGGCGTTTTAATGCAATTTGACAAAACCCATCAAACCCTTTCCGTGGTAGGCACGGATACTAAAAGACTTTCTTATACGCAGTTAAAAAACATCTCTGTCCATTCTACTGAAGAAGACATTTCTTGCATTTTGCCTAAACGGGCTTTATTAGAAATCCTTAAACTTTTTTATGAAAATTTTAGTTTTAAAAGCGACGGCATGTTGGCGGTCATTGAAAACGAAACGCACACTTTTTTCACCAAGCTCATTGATGGGAATTACCCTGATTATCAAAAAATTCTCCCTAAAGAATACGCATCTTCTTTCACTTTGGGCAAGGAAGAATTTAAAGAGAGCATTAAGCTATGCAGTTCTTTAAGCTCTACGATTAAACTCACTTTAGAAAAAAACAACGCTTTGTTTGAATCTTTGGATTCTGAACATAGCGAAACCGCTAAAACTTCCATTGAGATTGAAAAAGGTTTGGATATTGAAAAAGCCTTTCATTTGGGCGTGAATGCGAAATTTTTCCTTGAAGCCTTGAACGCCTTAGGGACAACGCAGTTTGTTTTACAATGCAATGAATCTTCATCGCCGTTTTTAATCCAAGAACCCCTTGATGAAAAGCAAAGCCATTTGAACGCTAAAATTTCTACTTTGATGATGCCCATCACACTATAA